The Erigeron canadensis isolate Cc75 chromosome 4, C_canadensis_v1, whole genome shotgun sequence genome window below encodes:
- the LOC122598376 gene encoding uncharacterized protein LOC122598376 encodes MDVYSIKSYAYSKIEMEDPEEIKSRKAQFLIYKSLEKVDSSIRKSRKPSWLKVKIFKLKIKVGKKMKKLKKNLLVVSRCGVARVGVLQQWKRLFTVRQAMLKIPTVFSSIQ; translated from the coding sequence ATGGATGTTTATAGCATCAAATCATATGCATACTCAAAGATAGAAATGGAAGATCCAGAGGAGATAAAGAGCCGAAAAGCGCAATTCTTGATCTATAAATCTTTGGAAAAGGTAGACAGTTCAATCCGAAAAAGCCGAAAACCGTCTTGGCTGAAAGTAAAGATATTTAAGCTAAAGATCAAGGTtggaaagaagatgaaaaaattgaagaaaaactTGTTGGTTGTAAGTAGGTGTGGAGTTGCAAGAGTTGGTGTTCTTCAACAATGGAAACGTTTGTTTACTGTTagacaagcaatgctcaagaTCCCAACTGTATTTTCTTCTATTCAATAA